The Glycine soja cultivar W05 chromosome 9, ASM419377v2, whole genome shotgun sequence sequence ttataatttgttCCAATGATTAATCTTTGATATTGAAAAAGTTTAATACATAGACCCATAACGAAAGACTACCAGGAGAATAAAAGGTCCCTCAAATAAAGAATTGTCTCGAATATACCTATGAGATCATGTTTGTTAACGAAAACAAGGGTAAATTTCACATGTAACAACCATTTACCGGCAAATTCATCACCAACATCTATTTTGGTTCAATAATCGATGTTTCTTCTCTGGTGAAACCGCAAGACCAAGGATGAAGCAAAAGGGGAAAGGGGGATAAACAATGTGCAAGTGTGGATTCTAATTTTCCACATGTAATATACTTAATCAGATTACAAAGTTAAGAaatgcatttttctttttcacgtgtaattttttaaaataacgtATGCTTTTCTAAAATTCCATAAAAAGCAGAAAGTCACAAAAAAATCACTGGTTGATCACTTTAGTATTACATCCAACGACAGAGGAAAACTATGACATGTTCGACTGTGGCACGCTAGAAGGCATATGTGTTTGGATAGctaacaaaatcaattttcagtTTTACCCCTAAAAGTatgataaaaattgaaaaagtagaAGCAACTAATACCTTTTGGAATTGATTATAGGAAAATGAAATCTAATTCATTTTGATAGCTTAGATTGTTGCAAGGGTGACAAAATATGTTTAACTTGACGGGTCAACCCGTCAACCCGCTTATTTTTTGTGGACTAGGTTAAGATTTTTAACTCTTCAACTTACTTTAACCCGCCAAGAAATAGATTGAGAGAAAAATGGGACAAACCAACCCCCCAAcccatttttgttaaaaataaattaattcaatatttattttgatattttatacatatattattaatatctatttaatttattttcatctaaataaattattattcaaaatttaatgtaatacattcaattttttaagtatttattatttaatatttataaaagataaagttattgtcctatattttttagataataagttattaaaaatattaactatgtGTCAATAATATTTATCAGCTAGCTTAGCTTATTAGTTAATCTTATCAAGCATTTTCACTTAAATCAAGTAACttataaacttataattttttcaactcTTAGATTATAACTTATAAGCTTTCAAATAGTTTTaccaaacataatttaaatcatCATGTGTCAACACTCAATACATCTCTAAAggatattcaaaaaaattacatcaaataTTGAAATCTATATCGTGTCAAGTCCTAATTTCCTATACACTATTTTCAGCACCTTTTGATGTGCAGCTCAAAAGAACTTGAggaaatttttaagaaaagcaATTGATAATTCCACATGTATTTCTCTAGGGagaatatttatataaacagAAAGTGTTAAAAGTAAAATCAATTTGTGATCAGCATGCATTACAACTTTTCCTACATGTACCATAATAATCAGGAGATCCAATCATGAACACAGGGTTTCTTTGACATTCTCCCATGGCTGCCCAAGCGGGACAATTGTCATCCTCATCAGTGCATTCACCACCATCTGAAATGGCTGAGACTTCGCCACTACTAATTGGTTTTGCATAGAAGTATTTAATTGCAGACCACATATTACCCTCAAGGACAGGGCATCTAGCATGGAAGCTATTCTTGTCAGGAGAAGCACTCGggtgaagagagaaaaacagAATTGCATTCCCTTTTACTGGTTGGAGAATGTTGCTGCTATTACTACAACTTGACCAGCTGCTACTCCTGGGCTGAGAATATATATTTGACAAGATTAATAAATAGTGAAGACAGATCCAGAATGAGTTGAAAAGTAAACAACAGCATACAGAAGAAAAACTCAAATGGCCTTACAACTGATTCAGGAAAGAGAATTTGACCCCCTTGAGTAGCAGCATTTGAGAGATATAGAACAATTGTTGCCATTAAAGGTCCACTTAATTCTAATTGGGTTTTGTTTGTAAAATAATCTAAGTTCCGACCATTCGGCTCAGGCCCATAATGCATGACCTGCAAAGGCTTGCTGTACTCTagtggaaaaaaattatcaacaaacaagacaattatatgTTAGGACTGTGTGACATAAGCTGACCATATTGGCCTGAGCTGACCAAATAGATACCTTTAGGAAGGAAAGCCCAAAGTGAAAGTCTTTCTTCAATTCTTGCAAGAATATCATCCTAACACAATGTAGAACATCATCATAACAATGTCCACAATACCGTGTCAATAATAGTAATAGACTGTTCAGGTCAAGTAGCAAGCTTAAAACAACAAGCAATTGCAGTGCATTCATTCATTAATGGAAAAAAACAAGATTAAAAATGACTTCAAGCTTTCGGTTTCAGTATAATAGAAACATTGATATGTAAAAGATCATAATTCTTTTATACCAATAAGGATATTTCTATACACTATTAACCTTATAGTTACAAACAGTGAAACAGCAGAACTGTGAGCAGTTAGAACCTTGAAGTATATATGGgacatgttttatttttctgcaaTTTCAGAATAAACTCTTATAAAAGAGGGTACAGGATTTTACCCAAAGCCCATGCTGAAGCCTGGCAGTTTACTACAAAGAAAGTAAactgatattattattttttttgataaaaaagtaaaattgataTAGGTTATAAGTTatgattgattgagttttgaaggttaaaaattattaaagaaaaaatgacaaaatgttCAAGAACAAGTAGCATGATAAATATCAGACTTGCGAACACTTGATCAACAATCTTTTGGTATTCAACTAAACAAaactaatttagaaaaaaatttaaaaagtgaaTGACTTTATTGTCTGAGGGATAGTAGTAGTAACAATAGTTAGAAACATAAAATGAGGcgctaaaacaaaaaaaaatgctgtcattttaattttctgtcactaatagaattaataattgaattcgTCCTAAAAGATACAGAGATGGTTATATTAGTCCTCCAATGATGGAAATTAGGCTTAGTTCCCTGCATTTTTTGGGTCAAATTCCCCACATCATGTATTTCGGGGATTATTAGGTTGACTGACAAACAAATCAACCTAGAACTAAATCAACTAAAGAGTTATGCTATTAATTGCTGCAGGCTTAGgaatatatacataaattacaAAGGAGAAGCTAAAGCTGTTAGGTGAAAAAACCAAGAACATTTTATATCTCTAGCGAAGTGAAAAGAAACATTTATCATTCACAAACCCTTCACATTGGTCTAGTATTAACTATCCTACTATCCTGCATAAGGAATATCCAGTAAGCAGGATTTTCACAATTCCAAAAAGCCGCACATAACATTTCACCATTAGTATAACTTTGGAAACAACAAACAACATGAGAATCAACCGAAACAAAATCCTTTATACGCAAACATCTCTCAAAGCATAGTCCAAACTATAAAGCAACTATGGACAGAACCTAATTTGCTAAATTCTAGTGTGTCCAAGCAGGTACAGAAAAAGTTCAAACTCACTTCGATATCCAAGAAAGTTTCAACCCCCTCTGAAAAGCCACCATTCCCTGAGGATTTTTCTTTCACAGCATATGCCTAGGCCAAAAGATGGGggttaaattagaaaaaaaactagCCCAAATACTAGAAAGTAGAAACCAACTTAAAAACCATTGCAAACAGAAACACATCTTACCAAAGAAACAAGGTAGTCACACTCCTTGTCCGACAAAAACCCTTTGTACAGAAAAACCCTACAGCAAGAGGGGTAACAATAAATCAGAGTTAGAACCGGCTGGTAAATAagcaaacaaattaaaagattataatAGAAGACTTGCATATCTTCATCAGTACCACAATAACTAATGATATATGGGAAAATTCTAGAAAGTACCTGACCTTGGTTGCCAGGAGATTTGGACAACACGTGATGGATTAATTCTGTTGGAATAATGAATTGAGTGCTCTAACATTTGTAATGCAGTTTCCTGCTTGCTCCTTAATTCCTTCCTACTGCTAATGCAAATTAACAATGAGAACAACAATATAAACAATCTGATTAGTAACTagtaaaaaatcaaatacacaacATCAGTCATGATTCATGAATGATGGGAATTAAATCCACCCCCTTGGTTCTTTAGTTTTCAAAAACTTAGTCCTCGAGATCTAATACGTGAGAACTGAGAACTAATGTGAACAAAAACATAAAGGTCAGATCTTATGAgaaaatttttctttcattttcaatttttacaatGTGACTTAATTTTTACTGTGTTTCTTATTTAAACTACCTTTTGGGTGAAGTTGGGCAGAGACTAATCACTCAAGATAGCGAGATCAATTCAAGGAACTAATTTCTCTCAAAAGATGTTCTTCCATATACACAAACTTTTGGAATCAAATCTCTGACCACATGCtaaagggcatggttatttttcaaccatccatcatcatcatcatcattttggTTGATTTAAACTATTTGTATAGTGAACCTTAAACCTGAACAGTCATACTAAGGATGAATTCTGGTTGTTTGACACATAACATTGACAGTccatagaaattaaactataaactattaagattaaaaataggaaacaaacaaaaacaagaccacattttcttaattattcacaaaaacaaaacaaaaaatgttgcTCAAACCAGTAGTCCCTCTTGCACAAGTTTCAGCAACCGTGGGCATAATTTGTACAGTTAATTAGCCCCTACCATTCTGTCACTAACTGTTATTAATATCAGGACAAATTACACTCACATAAGATTTAATCAAATTTCACTTGGTGTCCCTCCTTTTATCAgctttttcaaacttttttctttattttataacatatcaATTTAACATCGAAAAGCCTTTTTCTTTTCGTCAACCCAAATCTCTGAATTCTTATTCACATTAAACCTCAAAGCGTGCAAATTGTGACAAAAATGATGAAGAGAGAGCGAGGGCATTTCAGCAATTTACCTTTCCGTAAGAGAAGTGGCAATTAGGAAGAAGAACACGAACAGGGCGTGAAGAAGGGAGATAGAAGTCATTGAGATTGTTGAGAATACGAAGAATCGTTGGAAAACGGAATCGGAGATCAATGCAACAAAAGTTGTGTGTAATCGGAATTTTCGAATTGGCAGTGACGTGAATGTGATGTGACGCGGTTCATCATTTTGCTTCTCTTCCCTTTTCTGTTATTCGTcacctaatttaatttatatcatttCCGTTCCATTAGTCTTTTTAACTGTTCCGACTATTTCAACTGATTCAAATtcctaacaaaaataattagtcatattaaatttgttaataatttatattattttttaaaattatttttcatttctctttttacttaattattttttacttaattaattaatgtgactTCTTCTATTCTTCAAtcctaattacaaaaaatgtgtacttaattaagaatattataataaaattaatacaccaaataattaaaaagtagtCTTATAAACAAGacacaaacaataaaataaaaatggtctTATATAAGGATGGTAGCAGTATTTattagtaataataattattgcaTGATTAGTTAGTAGTTTAaggtttttttccttctttaaaACAATTGTTGTTTAAAGTAGGAAGAAATAATACATCAgagttagaaaaattaaaagcaaagaAACAAGGCGGTCACATTTCTTGTCCTGTTCTTTTATTAATCTCCTTTTTTTacgtttaataaatatttttgttgttcatggcatagtaataacttttaaaagtgaaagaagaaaaacttgTTACATTTAAAGCAAACCAACCCATGTGCAGATTGTTTTGCCAATTTGGATTGTGCATATGGAAGGTCATATTGAGTTTCATGAGGAGTCCCGCTCAACTAACGattagtttgtttaaatttattttttaaaataagtgattttttaaaaaataaaattaacaattttatgaATTTCTGATTTAAACTGTTTttgcttaaaataaataatctaattcttaaaaaaatatttatttaaactgTTTTTTCTGATGTAGTTACTAATAACTTATAACTTATGTATTCGGAGTCTCATTGTTAGGTGAGAATTGTTAAGTGGAAATTCCCCCATCAACTCAATATAACCATGCTATTATATGCAACTATGATTGTCTGTTTAATACTATTAAGTAAAGTCTATAAACCCTCCATGAATTTATGTAAACTCTCAACTTTCactatcttaattttttacatgtttgagtatttatttcattataCACATGAATCCAGATCCCCATTAACatctaacaaatttatcattccCCAATTCAAGTTCCATCTGGGTTTACAATTAGAGACACAACAAGAATGAACGAATTCTGCAAAAACGACTTATTCTATCATTCTTTCTTCAGCACAGTGTGGCCATGTTCATCCTTATCGAAATGACGCTCAATCAACGCATCCCAGCTTTCGTCCACTGAACTTTTATTAGAAGACTCGCCTTGAGATCTTGTTGAGTTCTCCTCTCCCTCATCATTGAAAGTGCCATACTCTGATGGCGGTGTATAAGCATGTGGAACATCTAATGTTTTGGCCCTTTGTAATGCTGCTTTATATTCGTCATTGTGTCTGGTTAGGGTTTCCTGACGCTCCATCTTTTGCTTGGCAGGGGCTTCAATGGTTTCATCTTTCTCCAGCATCAACTGCAGTTGATGTAAAACATAAGAGAAAGGTTAAATTTAGTTCATTAAAAACCATGCCAAATTAGTGGAATCTATGCTTCTCTCACATCAAAGAGTGTCACTAACACACTCTTTTCAACATACTCTCTCTCCTATGAGTTGAAATCCACAAGAATATGTCGAGAAGAGAGTACTAGAGAGTGTGTTGTTAGCATTTCTTATTAGGGAGTGTGTTGTTAGCATTTCTCAAGgaggaaaaacaataaaaagatgTTTGCTTAATTCTTTCTATTCCATGAGAGGGAGATATACTAGAGGTGTAGAAATTGTTATTAGTATCAAATTACAGATCCATCACAATTCATAAGCATGTCTTccaatcattttcttaaaatttgggCTTAGGCTTCAATCCCATAAAATTGACTTGTAAGATGAGGACTGCTGAAGCCTATAATGGACTACATAAGTCATATCTCTAGTAAATGTTAGATCTCAACATCCCCCCTCATGCTTGGGACTAGACATCTGGAGTGTAAACCAATGTGGGTGGCCCAATAACAACATCCCCTTTCACCTAGGAATAGACATCTAGAGCATAAACAAATATGGGTGACCCAATAACAGATCTAAGATAGGCTTTGATGCTCTCTTAGAATTTGAGCTTAGGGCCTAACTCAACCTCAACCAACTTATAAGGTAAGGATCGCCCTACATTGGTCATATCTCTTGTCAATGTGGAATCTCAACACATTTCAAATTtgaagggcattggataaacaGGAACTGTAAAAGAGCACGATATTGCATTCACAACCACAGATAATTATGGAAAtcacaaaaaagagaaacagACTAAAACTTATCCCAATAAACAATTACACTTACATCCAGAGCCCTTTGGGCTTCTTTCTCTATCCAAATGATGGCATGATCAGATGTGGCATTACAAGAAAGGACTATATGCTCAAACCTTCCATCTACTGGCACTGCTGTCCTCACTACTGGGGGGAACCTTCCCATTCTGCATATAAGACGTTTAGAAGTTCAGGCATGGCCTAAAGAAAAGGCTGTATAAACATCCTTTTAACCTCAACCATGTTAACATATTTTATTGTGCAAGAAACAAGAGAATAAACACAGTCAGACAATtaagaagaaagcaaagaaaTAATGAAACTTCCAAAACCACCGTTAGAATTCAGCATAAGGCAAGactgttttgttttcttaaccATACCTAAAAGGCTTCCTCTCAACAATGTGATAAAGGCGACCAGGTGCATAGAGTCTCCTTGGATCTTTCAGCATCTTCTCCTCTGGAATACATGTATCCCTCATGCACCTCAAGCACAATAGGCATGGCAAACTGCCAGCCACAGAAAAAAAGTATAAGTACAAATTATGAACACATtaaaataacacaaataatGGTTTCACTAATCGTTGGTATCACCTTTTTATAGCATGCCAGTTAATGATGAAGTCTTTTCCAAGCATAGAGTTTTTTCTAAAGCAGGAAGGGGGGAGAGGCGGGGGTGGGTGTAAATGATGTAAATAGACTTTAGCATGCCAAAACATCTTCCATCCTTTTATTGATAGTAAGAATACCATAATTACACAAGTCCTTAAGACATACCAGAAAAGAGACTTGAATATATCTTCCAATGGAGTGGCTGTCCTTGGTAAGAAGTCATCCTGATCAAGGTAAAGAGCGgtcaacttcaaaataaaagattCAGTGGCATCAGGTATAATGAAGCATGAAGAAAGACAAGTTTTCTAATGCAGCTTATGCTCAAAGCAACTAGGCTAAAATTCTATATTGTCAAACGCATAGAGTAAGTTTAAGCAATATACTACTTATAAGAATAAATCATCTACTAATTCATTATGTTCCATATGAAACAGTCTTTATCCAAATATTTGACCTCTATTGAGCAGACTAATACTCATGCAAGATCtcaaattatttctttcttaacATTTAAATGTGTTCATTCATCTCTCTGACTGAAAGTTGTTACTATGGATATAATGGTTTTCAATATATAGAGACACCAACAAGCACATAACCTTCTCACATCGTCACATGTGAAGTTAGCTGAATGGTTGTTAAACTATTAAACCTGAAGGTGAGTTATCATTCAGAAAACCAGATTATTTTATGTACAGAAATCTGTAGCTCTGACTCTTGAGATAAACTGgcaaaaaaaatttccaaaagagaaaaattagtgCAAGTTATGGACTGTAATTAGAGGTTATTGGATTGGATTGAGACACTATGTATTCCTAGTACCCCTGGTACTCAATTAATACACTATattatttttgctgagcaaaaaaaacaaTTCTTGAATTTCTTACAACTATTTGCTGAATCTTTTTTCTATACAATTTCACTACTCTTTACTGAATCTTTTCTTTCTATAAACAAGGCAAAAACTTCATATAAACATACATCAAAAGAAGGTAAGTTAAAGCAAACTTGTTAGTCAGTTagttagtatattagtaattAGTTAGTTGGGATAATAAGTCCAAGAAATACAAGGGGTTATGTTAATGGGACTGCAAATAGTTACGCTCATAGGATGAGGGTTACCCTCCACTTAAATACTCTATGTTGGCATTATCTCTACCCAATGTGAGACTTGGGTTTTTCCAAATAATCTTCAAGATTCCAAACCCGGAGAGCAAGAAAACGAATGCAGAGAATAAGTTCAAGAGGAGAGCCAAGAAACAATGGAGCATGGAGTAGAAGCTGATGAATGATTATGAAAGGCAGCTAGAAAACATAACAGGATTTGAAGCTTTAGAGAGAACAGAACTAGCAGCTCAAGGGCAAGAAATGAATACAAAGATACAAAAATTGGAAGAAACCAAACAAAAGCAACTCAACAACATTATGGACAGAGAATCAGATAACAGAAGCAAAAATGAAGTTCTTGAGATCAAGAATCATAGTGGCAGAAATGATACAGATGGATCTATTTTTGGGTTGTAAAGAGAAGGCAAGCCCTACGTTTGACACAAAGGGAGA is a genomic window containing:
- the LOC114367113 gene encoding probable prolyl 4-hydroxylase 12 isoform X1, which encodes MTSISLLHALFVFFFLIATSLTESSRKELRSKQETALQMLEHSIHYSNRINPSRVVQISWQPRVFLYKGFLSDKECDYLVSLAYAVKEKSSGNGGFSEGVETFLDIEDDILARIEERLSLWAFLPKEYSKPLQVMHYGPEPNGRNLDYFTNKTQLELSGPLMATIVLYLSNAATQGGQILFPESVPRSSSWSSCSNSSNILQPVKGNAILFFSLHPSASPDKNSFHARCPVLEGNMWSAIKYFYAKPISSGEVSAISDGGECTDEDDNCPAWAAMGECQRNPVFMIGSPDYYGTCRKSCNAC
- the LOC114367113 gene encoding probable prolyl 4-hydroxylase 12 isoform X2 is translated as MTSISLLHALFVFFFLIATSLTESRKELRSKQETALQMLEHSIHYSNRINPSRVVQISWQPRVFLYKGFLSDKECDYLVSLAYAVKEKSSGNGGFSEGVETFLDIEDDILARIEERLSLWAFLPKEYSKPLQVMHYGPEPNGRNLDYFTNKTQLELSGPLMATIVLYLSNAATQGGQILFPESVPRSSSWSSCSNSSNILQPVKGNAILFFSLHPSASPDKNSFHARCPVLEGNMWSAIKYFYAKPISSGEVSAISDGGECTDEDDNCPAWAAMGECQRNPVFMIGSPDYYGTCRKSCNAC